GAGCCTTGCCGTAAAAAGGCAATAGATGGTGCTCACACATAGAATACAAAGGGATGTCTTTGATAAGAACCAACTCATCATGGTGTTCCGTGAACAGCACCTGCAAATGTTTGCTCGGGTCCTCCTCAATCCCGCTGAAAAGCTCAGCATACATACGAGCTACCCGCCGGGGAGTATCGCGCAACCCCTCTCGATCCTTGTCCTCCCCTATGGCTTCGATGATCATTCGAACTGCCTTTTCAATTTTTTCGATGTCCATGACTCATCTTCCTTCCCAAACGCTGCTTCAATCAGGTAACCCTTAAATACTTATGTATTTGAGGAATAACCCTCACGTCCTCTAGGTGCTTTAAAGCATCGAGCTGCAGGTCAAACAACTTCTCAGCTTGTACAGCTACCTGGCTGGTGACCAAGCTGACTGGCTGCAAGACCAAAGGTATAGTGGCGTCAACTCCGGCAATTATCCGGGCAACTTCTCCTATCTCCCAAGGTTCGGTTGAAGGAGTCACTACAACCTTGACGTAAACCGGGCGGCAAGCAGCAAGCTCCAAGAAACGCTTGTGAACCGGGAACAGATCGATGCCAATCGCACTGGGCAATTTGAAATCCATACTTATGACAGCGGTGAATTCAAGGATATCGACCAGGTTTTCGACCAGGGTGCCATTTGTTTCCAGTAGCATCCTGTAACCCTTGCTCACCAATATAGGAGCTAACCTTTTTAAATAATCGGCCCAAAGCAAGGGTTCTCCCCCGGTGAGACTAACCCACCGGGTATCAAAGTTCGCAGTAGCCTTCACAACATCAGAAATTGAAAGAGGATTGGCATACTCACGAAAATCGTTTTTCGAGCCCGGCTTCAAAAAAATCTTGCAAGATGGGGTTTTAGATAAGCTCCCCACAGTATCACAATACGGACATCTAAGATTACACCCGCAAAACCTTAAAAATATCTGCCTGCTTCCGGCCAGGGTGCCTTCTCCCTGTATGCTCTCCGTAATCTCTGACAAATAGGCTTTCACAGCCCGACTCCTCTCACTTTACATCTTGCAAGATAAATCCCCATCATCTCTTCCCTAAACCGGCTCATCACGTCTTGGGCCATCTGCCTAGCATCTATTATACCAAGATCTTTCAAGCCCACGGTTTTAACCGGGGTACCCTCGGTATCAATGTTTAGGCCGACATGAATGAGAGTGGAAGCCAGCGAGACAGTAGCGATTGAAACCGACAACTTGCCTTCCCCCACAAAAAGATCATCGCCTCGCCGTATCACCCTTGACGTAAGCCTCTCTTCCAACCACTCTTTGATTATAGTTATCAGCATTCTCTGCCGCAAAACCGCTCTTTCCAGATCCGTATCAAATTTTTCGACGATGAAATGCAGCATAAGAGGACTGTATATCCACTGGCCCGACTTCACATCGACCAGATCCACCATATGCGACAACTCCACCCGGCACTCCCCAGTAAAGCTCACAACAGCATCGCCCAGAATAGAGAAATTCCGATAAATCCAGTGTGGTGACAACTGGCTCCCATCGTATTTAATCCTCTCTTCGATAAACCTCGTCTCCATTTTCCTCCCCGCTTTCTCCTTGTAGCCACAGATTCACACTGATGTTCACAGATAAACACTGACATACAGAAAACGAGATAAAAATGAACATAATGTAGCTTCTTCACCTGAAGACGCTGTAACGCATTTCTCAGTATTAAAATCAGCCAAAATCAGCGTTAATCAGCGTCTAAAAACTAATCTGTGCTAATCAGCCCGGCACTCAGCTGGCCGAAATTGTGCAACGTGCCAGCTTCTCTTGATAACAATATTCATCTATCAAGGCTTGAGCTGAGTGCCGGGTCTGTGTTCATCTGTGGCTCTTAAATCGAGATTCTCCCTAGCCTTAGCCAGCAAGCGGCACGAAGCACAAACCCCGCAAGGACTTGGCCCGTCCTCGTAACAACTCCAGGTGTAATGGAGGGGTATGCCGAGACGGATGGCTTCTCTTAACATCTCGGTCTTGTCCATTTCCATGGTATAAGAGATGACCCGAACCTGATTGCGGGTCGAGTAAGAAAGGCTACGATTGACCGCAGACACGAAATCCGGGCTGTTGTCGGGAAAATCAACCGCTTCCTCACGGTTAAAACCGACCAGTACGGCTTCGGCTCCCATTTCCTCCGCATAGCAGGCGGCGATATTGATAAAAAGGCCGTTGCGGTTGGGAACCCATACTTCACGGCTGCTCCTCGTGGACCTTTCCGCTCGGGTCAGCCCGGAAGCAAAAGTTCGCAAGAATCCCGCTTCGACCACCCTGTGGGGTATGTTGTAGAAAGCCGCTATACGACCGGCAGATTCGACCTCCCGAGTCCTCGCTTTTTGCCCGTAATCCACGGTCAGTGCTAAAATAACCTCCATATCCCTTAAAGCCAAAACCGTACACAAGGTAGAATCTAAACCGCCAGAAAGAAGAGTAATTGCCTTCATCATTGTCCATCCCTCCTGAAAGTGGCCCACGCTCGCGGAGACTCGCGCACGGTTACCTTTTCAAGAATTACTCCCGGAGCCTCTAACCGAGCCTCGATGTCCTCGAATATCT
The sequence above is drawn from the Syntrophothermus lipocalidus DSM 12680 genome and encodes:
- a CDS encoding 7-carboxy-7-deazaguanine synthase QueE, with the protein product MKAYLSEITESIQGEGTLAGSRQIFLRFCGCNLRCPYCDTVGSLSKTPSCKIFLKPGSKNDFREYANPLSISDVVKATANFDTRWVSLTGGEPLLWADYLKRLAPILVSKGYRMLLETNGTLVENLVDILEFTAVISMDFKLPSAIGIDLFPVHKRFLELAACRPVYVKVVVTPSTEPWEIGEVARIIAGVDATIPLVLQPVSLVTSQVAVQAEKLFDLQLDALKHLEDVRVIPQIHKYLRVT
- a CDS encoding DUF366 family protein, whose product is METRFIEERIKYDGSQLSPHWIYRNFSILGDAVVSFTGECRVELSHMVDLVDVKSGQWIYSPLMLHFIVEKFDTDLERAVLRQRMLITIIKEWLEERLTSRVIRRGDDLFVGEGKLSVSIATVSLASTLIHVGLNIDTEGTPVKTVGLKDLGIIDARQMAQDVMSRFREEMMGIYLARCKVRGVGL
- the queC gene encoding 7-cyano-7-deazaguanine synthase QueC gives rise to the protein MMKAITLLSGGLDSTLCTVLALRDMEVILALTVDYGQKARTREVESAGRIAAFYNIPHRVVEAGFLRTFASGLTRAERSTRSSREVWVPNRNGLFINIAACYAEEMGAEAVLVGFNREEAVDFPDNSPDFVSAVNRSLSYSTRNQVRVISYTMEMDKTEMLREAIRLGIPLHYTWSCYEDGPSPCGVCASCRLLAKARENLDLRATDEHRPGTQLKP